The following are from one region of the Achromobacter xylosoxidans genome:
- a CDS encoding NAD-dependent protein deacetylase has translation MDTRVSDLAALRGFVDRHPRLFVLTGAGVSTDSGIPDYRDTEGEWKRKPPMTLQTFMGGELARARYWARSMVGWRRFGQVQPNASHRALARLESRGRVSVLVTQNVDGLHEAAGSRDVVDLHGRLDEVRCMACDWRGGRQAWQEALQDGNPEWTLLEASDAPDGDADLEGEDFAQFQVPPCPRCRGIVKPDVVFFGETVPRERVDHANAGLMNADAVLVVGSSLMVYSGYRFVSAASRNGMPIAAINLGRTRADSMLTLKVELPCAVALDAL, from the coding sequence ATGGACACTCGAGTCTCTGATCTGGCCGCGCTGCGCGGCTTTGTCGACCGCCACCCGCGGCTGTTCGTGCTGACGGGAGCGGGCGTCAGCACCGACTCCGGCATCCCCGACTACCGTGACACCGAAGGCGAATGGAAGCGCAAGCCGCCCATGACGCTGCAGACCTTCATGGGCGGCGAACTGGCGCGGGCGCGCTATTGGGCGCGCAGCATGGTGGGCTGGCGCCGTTTCGGCCAGGTGCAGCCCAATGCCTCGCACCGGGCGCTGGCGCGGCTGGAATCGCGCGGCCGCGTTTCGGTGCTGGTGACGCAGAACGTCGATGGCCTGCACGAGGCCGCCGGCAGCCGCGACGTCGTGGACCTGCACGGCCGGCTGGACGAGGTGCGTTGCATGGCCTGCGATTGGCGCGGCGGCCGCCAGGCCTGGCAAGAGGCGCTGCAGGACGGCAATCCGGAATGGACGCTGCTGGAAGCCTCGGACGCGCCTGACGGCGACGCCGACCTGGAAGGCGAGGACTTTGCGCAATTTCAGGTCCCGCCCTGTCCGCGCTGTCGCGGCATCGTCAAACCGGACGTGGTTTTTTTTGGCGAAACCGTGCCGCGCGAGCGCGTGGACCACGCCAATGCCGGCCTCATGAACGCGGACGCGGTGCTGGTGGTGGGGTCATCGTTGATGGTGTATTCCGGCTACCGCTTCGTCAGCGCCGCGTCGCGCAACGGCATGCCGATAGCCGCCATCAACCTGGGGCGCACCCGCGCCGACAGCATGCTGACCCTGAAAGTGGAACTGCCCTGCGCCGTGGCGCTGGACGCGCTGTAA